The Papio anubis isolate 15944 chromosome 5, Panubis1.0, whole genome shotgun sequence genome has a segment encoding these proteins:
- the NKD2 gene encoding protein naked cuticle homolog 2 isoform X3 codes for MGKLQSKHAAAARKRRESPEGDSFVASAYASGRKGAEETERRARDKQELPNGNPKEGPFREDQCPLEVALPAEKAEGRERPGQQLSADDGERAANREDPRGPGGQRLNIDALQCDVSVEDDDRQEWTFTLYDFDNCGKVTREDMSSLMHTIYEVVDASVNHSSGSSKTLRVKLTVSPEPSSKRKEGPPAGQDREPNRCRTESELPEEPRVADRRLSAHVRYPILGDVPPSLCGGQALLCAPCRRPSADPQPCSERGPYCVDENTERRNHYLDLAGIENYTSRFGPGSPPVQAKQEPQGRASHLQARSRSQEPDTHAVHHRRSQVLVEHVPSLEPAARALDPQPRPKGPEKQFLKSPKGSGKPPGVPASSKSGKAFSYYLPAVLSPQAPQDGHHLPQPPPQPPPPPYGHKRYRQKGREGHSPLKAPHAQPAAVEHEVVRDLPPTPAGEGYAVPVIQRHEHHHHHEHHHHHHHHFHPS; via the exons GAGCTGCCCAATGGGAACCCCAAGGAAGGGCCTTTCCGGGAGGACCAGTGTCCCCTAGAGG TGGCACTCCCTGCTGAGAAAGCTGAGGGCCGCGAGCGCCCAGGACAACAACTCAGCGCAGATGACGGAGAGAGGGCAGCCAACCGCGAGGACCCACGAGGACCAGGCGGGCAGCGCCTCAACATTGAC GCGCTCCAGTGCGATGTCTCGGTGGAGGACGACGACCGCCAGGAGTGGACGTTCACTCTCTACGACTTTGACAACTGTGGGAAGGTCACCAGGGAG GACATGTCCAGCCTCATGCATACCATCTATGAGGTCGTGGATGCCTCGGTCAACCACTCCTCGGGCAGCAGCAAGACCCTCCGTGTGAAGCTAACCGTCAGCCCTGAGCCCTCCAGCAAGAGGAAGGAGGGTCCTCCTGCCGGCCAGG ACCGGGAGCCCAACCGTTGCAGAACAGAGAGTGAACTGCCAGAGGAGCCAAGGGTGGCCGACAGGAGGTTGTCTGCACACGTCAG GTACCCCATCCTCGGGGACGTGCCGCCCAGTCTGTGCGGCGGTCAGGCCCTTCTCTGTGCTCCATGCAGGAGGCCCAGCGCTGACCCCCAGCCCTGCTCAGAGCGGGGACCCTACTGCGTGGACGAGAACACGGAGCGCAGAAACCACTACCTGGACCTCGCCGGGATTGAGAACTACACGTCCAGATTCGGCCCTG GGTCCCCTCCTGTACAAGCCAAGCAGGAGCCCCAGGGCAGGGCCTCGCACCTCCAGGCCCGGTCCCGCTCCCAAGAGCCGGACACACACGCCGTGCACCACCGCAGGTCGCAGGTGCTGGTGGAACACGTGCCATCCTTGGAACCTGCTGCCCGGGCCCTGGACCCACAGCCCCGGCCGAAGGGGCCGGAGAAGCAGTTCCTCAAGTCCCCCAAGGGCTCCGGGAAGCCGCCTGGGGTGCCAGCCAGCAGCAAGTCCGGGAAAGCCTTCAGCTACTACCTGCCGGCCGTCCTGTCCCCCCAGGCCCCTCAGGACGGCCACCACCTCCCGCAGCCTCCCCCGCAGCCCCCACCGCCACCCTACGGCCACAAGCGGTACCGCCAAAAGGGCAGGGAGGGCCACTCGCCACTCAAGGCCCCACACGCCCAGCCTGCCGCAGTGGAGCACGAGGTGGTGCGGGACCTGCCGCCCACGCCAGCGGGAGAGGGCTACGCGGTGCCGGTGATCCAGCGGCAcgaacaccaccaccaccacgagcaccaccaccaccaccaccaccacttccaCCCGTCCTAG
- the NKD2 gene encoding protein naked cuticle homolog 2 isoform X2, whose product MGKLQSKHAAAARKRRESPEGDSFVASAYASGRKGAEETERRARDKQELPNGNPKEGPFREDQCPLEVALPAEKAEGRERPGQQLSADDGERAANREDPRGPGGQRLNIDALQCDVSVEDDDRQEWTFTLYDFDNCGKVTREGLIHMCFWAKPAPPISAAVLPTRQGCPEGTGGTHRASQADPGCSEKTPVLVPEDMSSLMHTIYEVVDASVNHSSGSSKTLRVKLTVSPEPSSKRKEGPPAGQDREPNRCRTESELPEEPRVADRRLSAHVRRPSADPQPCSERGPYCVDENTERRNHYLDLAGIENYTSRFGPGSPPVQAKQEPQGRASHLQARSRSQEPDTHAVHHRRSQVLVEHVPSLEPAARALDPQPRPKGPEKQFLKSPKGSGKPPGVPASSKSGKAFSYYLPAVLSPQAPQDGHHLPQPPPQPPPPPYGHKRYRQKGREGHSPLKAPHAQPAAVEHEVVRDLPPTPAGEGYAVPVIQRHEHHHHHEHHHHHHHHFHPS is encoded by the exons GAGCTGCCCAATGGGAACCCCAAGGAAGGGCCTTTCCGGGAGGACCAGTGTCCCCTAGAGG TGGCACTCCCTGCTGAGAAAGCTGAGGGCCGCGAGCGCCCAGGACAACAACTCAGCGCAGATGACGGAGAGAGGGCAGCCAACCGCGAGGACCCACGAGGACCAGGCGGGCAGCGCCTCAACATTGAC GCGCTCCAGTGCGATGTCTCGGTGGAGGACGACGACCGCCAGGAGTGGACGTTCACTCTCTACGACTTTGACAACTGTGGGAAGGTCACCAGGGAG GGCCTGATTCACATGTGTTTCTGGGCCAAGCCTGCACCGCCCATTTCTGCGGCTGTGCTTCCCACACGGCAGGGCTGCCCTGAGGGCACTGGAGGCACTCACAGGGCCTCCCAGGCAGACCCAGGCTGCTCAGAGAAGACGCCTGTGTTGGTCCCTGAG GACATGTCCAGCCTCATGCATACCATCTATGAGGTCGTGGATGCCTCGGTCAACCACTCCTCGGGCAGCAGCAAGACCCTCCGTGTGAAGCTAACCGTCAGCCCTGAGCCCTCCAGCAAGAGGAAGGAGGGTCCTCCTGCCGGCCAGG ACCGGGAGCCCAACCGTTGCAGAACAGAGAGTGAACTGCCAGAGGAGCCAAGGGTGGCCGACAGGAGGTTGTCTGCACACGTCAG GAGGCCCAGCGCTGACCCCCAGCCCTGCTCAGAGCGGGGACCCTACTGCGTGGACGAGAACACGGAGCGCAGAAACCACTACCTGGACCTCGCCGGGATTGAGAACTACACGTCCAGATTCGGCCCTG GGTCCCCTCCTGTACAAGCCAAGCAGGAGCCCCAGGGCAGGGCCTCGCACCTCCAGGCCCGGTCCCGCTCCCAAGAGCCGGACACACACGCCGTGCACCACCGCAGGTCGCAGGTGCTGGTGGAACACGTGCCATCCTTGGAACCTGCTGCCCGGGCCCTGGACCCACAGCCCCGGCCGAAGGGGCCGGAGAAGCAGTTCCTCAAGTCCCCCAAGGGCTCCGGGAAGCCGCCTGGGGTGCCAGCCAGCAGCAAGTCCGGGAAAGCCTTCAGCTACTACCTGCCGGCCGTCCTGTCCCCCCAGGCCCCTCAGGACGGCCACCACCTCCCGCAGCCTCCCCCGCAGCCCCCACCGCCACCCTACGGCCACAAGCGGTACCGCCAAAAGGGCAGGGAGGGCCACTCGCCACTCAAGGCCCCACACGCCCAGCCTGCCGCAGTGGAGCACGAGGTGGTGCGGGACCTGCCGCCCACGCCAGCGGGAGAGGGCTACGCGGTGCCGGTGATCCAGCGGCAcgaacaccaccaccaccacgagcaccaccaccaccaccaccaccacttccaCCCGTCCTAG
- the NKD2 gene encoding protein naked cuticle homolog 2 isoform X1 yields MGKLQSKHAAAARKRRESPEGDSFVASAYASGRKGAEETERRARDKQELPNGNPKEGPFREDQCPLEVALPAEKAEGRERPGQQLSADDGERAANREDPRGPGGQRLNIDALQCDVSVEDDDRQEWTFTLYDFDNCGKVTREGLIHMCFWAKPAPPISAAVLPTRQGCPEGTGGTHRASQADPGCSEKTPVLVPEDMSSLMHTIYEVVDASVNHSSGSSKTLRVKLTVSPEPSSKRKEGPPAGQDREPNRCRTESELPEEPRVADRRLSAHVRYPILGDVPPSLCGGQALLCAPCRRPSADPQPCSERGPYCVDENTERRNHYLDLAGIENYTSRFGPGSPPVQAKQEPQGRASHLQARSRSQEPDTHAVHHRRSQVLVEHVPSLEPAARALDPQPRPKGPEKQFLKSPKGSGKPPGVPASSKSGKAFSYYLPAVLSPQAPQDGHHLPQPPPQPPPPPYGHKRYRQKGREGHSPLKAPHAQPAAVEHEVVRDLPPTPAGEGYAVPVIQRHEHHHHHEHHHHHHHHFHPS; encoded by the exons GAGCTGCCCAATGGGAACCCCAAGGAAGGGCCTTTCCGGGAGGACCAGTGTCCCCTAGAGG TGGCACTCCCTGCTGAGAAAGCTGAGGGCCGCGAGCGCCCAGGACAACAACTCAGCGCAGATGACGGAGAGAGGGCAGCCAACCGCGAGGACCCACGAGGACCAGGCGGGCAGCGCCTCAACATTGAC GCGCTCCAGTGCGATGTCTCGGTGGAGGACGACGACCGCCAGGAGTGGACGTTCACTCTCTACGACTTTGACAACTGTGGGAAGGTCACCAGGGAG GGCCTGATTCACATGTGTTTCTGGGCCAAGCCTGCACCGCCCATTTCTGCGGCTGTGCTTCCCACACGGCAGGGCTGCCCTGAGGGCACTGGAGGCACTCACAGGGCCTCCCAGGCAGACCCAGGCTGCTCAGAGAAGACGCCTGTGTTGGTCCCTGAG GACATGTCCAGCCTCATGCATACCATCTATGAGGTCGTGGATGCCTCGGTCAACCACTCCTCGGGCAGCAGCAAGACCCTCCGTGTGAAGCTAACCGTCAGCCCTGAGCCCTCCAGCAAGAGGAAGGAGGGTCCTCCTGCCGGCCAGG ACCGGGAGCCCAACCGTTGCAGAACAGAGAGTGAACTGCCAGAGGAGCCAAGGGTGGCCGACAGGAGGTTGTCTGCACACGTCAG GTACCCCATCCTCGGGGACGTGCCGCCCAGTCTGTGCGGCGGTCAGGCCCTTCTCTGTGCTCCATGCAGGAGGCCCAGCGCTGACCCCCAGCCCTGCTCAGAGCGGGGACCCTACTGCGTGGACGAGAACACGGAGCGCAGAAACCACTACCTGGACCTCGCCGGGATTGAGAACTACACGTCCAGATTCGGCCCTG GGTCCCCTCCTGTACAAGCCAAGCAGGAGCCCCAGGGCAGGGCCTCGCACCTCCAGGCCCGGTCCCGCTCCCAAGAGCCGGACACACACGCCGTGCACCACCGCAGGTCGCAGGTGCTGGTGGAACACGTGCCATCCTTGGAACCTGCTGCCCGGGCCCTGGACCCACAGCCCCGGCCGAAGGGGCCGGAGAAGCAGTTCCTCAAGTCCCCCAAGGGCTCCGGGAAGCCGCCTGGGGTGCCAGCCAGCAGCAAGTCCGGGAAAGCCTTCAGCTACTACCTGCCGGCCGTCCTGTCCCCCCAGGCCCCTCAGGACGGCCACCACCTCCCGCAGCCTCCCCCGCAGCCCCCACCGCCACCCTACGGCCACAAGCGGTACCGCCAAAAGGGCAGGGAGGGCCACTCGCCACTCAAGGCCCCACACGCCCAGCCTGCCGCAGTGGAGCACGAGGTGGTGCGGGACCTGCCGCCCACGCCAGCGGGAGAGGGCTACGCGGTGCCGGTGATCCAGCGGCAcgaacaccaccaccaccacgagcaccaccaccaccaccaccaccacttccaCCCGTCCTAG